Proteins from a genomic interval of Rosa chinensis cultivar Old Blush chromosome 2, RchiOBHm-V2, whole genome shotgun sequence:
- the LOC112185637 gene encoding receptor-like protein 7, which yields MGSSLCVLSILVLVVLSFHFVVANSSRSLQQPSCHDEESSAMLKFKQSLVSDLSASNVSNGAYSKVSTWKPPLQGENKTCCSWAGVECDEKTGHVIGLDLSSSLLYGSINSNSTLFRLVHLERLNLADNNFNSSQIPPTIRNFPRLRYLNLSMSGFSGHASSEVSQLSQLTSLDLSQNFMFSDERFLRSLAQNLTSLEILDLTYMNISSTVPDTLANLSHLTSLSLRTCGLFGKLPFSLSNIRHLIYLDLGDNKFTGQISAALGSLTQLTELGLYSNQLSGPIPASLGNLTQLTKLRLYSNQLSSPIPASLGNLTRLTKLGLHSNNLNGSIPQSLFNLRNLQFLYLENNTLSGTVEFHEFVKLQELTSLDLSSNNLELTESKSLNNATTAVPKFEYLRLSWCNIREFPSFLRSQMTLIMLDLSGNKLQGQVPKWIWNTSTQTLRALNISHNFLSGFVQSPVVLPWANLKMLDLSFNVLCELLFLPSAASIRYYNIANNKLTGQVLPMICNLTSLEYLDLSNNKLIGDLPQCGENFSVQMKYLKLGNNSFHGIFPQSYTNGSSLRMMDISHNNFHGQLPRSLANCASLEILVVSHNKFNDTFPVWLGVVPELKILTMDHNMFYGVIVKPNKKNLTFTMLRILDLSYNNFSGEFPFENIFSRNGTSITDDFGYYYTDDLVYFRSVRLYYSITIMSKGVERYYPKIQEDLIFIDISSNNFEGKIPEFIGTLRGIRSLNISNNSLTDSIPSSLGNLSRLESLDLSHNKLSGEIPQQLAQLDFLTKFNVSYNNLTGPVPKGIHFTTFDSTSYQGNQGLCGDVLPKKCENSEGTQLPPSTSEDNDSDTGIELDCKFVVAGLASGLLVGVVLADFVITKWNVRFIEIVAVLVRLSKRMRRPRN from the coding sequence ATGGGGTCATCCTTGTGTGTGCTTTCAATACTAGTACTAGTTGTGTTATCGTTTCATTTTGTGGTTGCAAACTCATCACGCTCTTTGCAGCAGCCATCTTGCCATGATGAGGAGAGCTCTGCCATGCTCAAGTTCAAGCAAAGCCTTGTCAGTGACCTATCTGCTTCAAATGTTAGCAATGGTGCTTATTCGAAGGTTTCAACATGGAAACCACCTCTGCAAGGAGAAAACAAGACATGCTGCTCATGGGCCGGGGTTGAGTGTGATGAGAAGACAGGTCATGTAATTGGGCTTGATCTCAGTAGTAGTTTGCTCTATGGCTCTATCAACTCCAACAGCACCCTCTTCCGCCTTGTTCATCTTGAGAGGCTCAACCTTGCTGACAATAATTTCAATTCCTCACAAATTCCTCCTACCATTAGGAACTTTCCAAGACTCAGGTATCTCAATCTCTCTATGTCGGGCTTTTCTGGTCATGCCTCATCTGAAGTTTCACAGTTGTCTCAGTTGACATCCCTTGATTTATCTcaaaattttatgttttcagACGAAAGATTCTTGAGAAGTCTAGCTCAAAACTTAACTAGCCTAGAAATACTTGATCTTACTTACATGAATATATCATCCACAGTCCCCGACACCTTGGCCAATTTGTCACATTTGACATCCCTCTCCCTTCGAACTTGCGGCCTGTTCGGCAAATTACCATTTTCTCTTAGTAATATTAGACATCTCATCTATTTGGACCTTGGAGATAATAAATTTACTGGTCAAATCTCTGCAGCCTTGGGAAGCCTTACCCAACTAACAGAACTTGGGCTTTATTCAAATCAATTGTCTGGCCCCATCCCTGCTTCCTTGGGAAACCTTACCCAACTAACAAAACTTAGGCTTTATTCGAATCAATTATCTAGCCCCATCCCTGCTTCCTTGGGAAACCTTACCCGACTAACAAAACTTGGCCTTCATAGTAATAATTTAAATGGTTCAATTCCTCAGTCCTTATTCAATCTCAGGAATCTCCAGTTCCTTTATCTAGAAAATAATACTTTGAGCGGTACGGTAGAGTTCCATGAGTTTGTTAAGCTACAAGAGCTCACCTCTCTAGATCTATCAAGTAATAATCTGGAACTCACAGAATCCAAATCTTTGAATAATGCAACTACTGCAGTTCCAAAGTTTGAGTATCTAAGATTGAGTTGGTGCAACATAAGAGAGTTCCCAAGTTTCCTAAGATCTCAAATGACATTGATTATGTTGGATCTTTCTGGAAACAAATTGCAGGGCCAAGTGCCAAAATGGATATGGAACACAAGCACACAAACTCTACGGGCGTTGAACATTTCTCATAACTTTCTATCAGGCTTTGTGCAATCTCCAGTTGTTCTTCCATGGGCTAACCTAAAAATGTTAGACCTTTCATTCAACGTGCTTTGTGAATTATTATTCTTACCTTCAGCTGCATCCATCAGATACTATAACATTGCAAACAACAAATTAACCGGACAAGTTTTGCCAATGATTTGCAATTTGACTTCTCTTGAATACCTTGATTTGTCAAACAACAAGTTGATTGGCGACCTACCGCAGTGTGGGGAAAATTTTAGTGTTCAAATGAAATATCTCAAACTTGGAAACAACTCATTTCATGGAATTTTTCCTCAATCTTACACCAATGGAAGCAGTTTAAGGATGATGGATATTAGCCACAACAATTTCCATGGGCAACTACCGAGGTCACTAGcgaattgtgcaagtcttgaaaTTTTAGTCGTTTCACACAATAAATTTAATGATACATTCCCCGTTTGGTTAGGGGTTGTCCCTgagttgaaaattttgacaatGGACCACAATATGTTCTATGGAGTGATTGTGAAACCTAATAAGAAGAATCTCACTTTCACAATGCTGCGTATTCTTGATTTGTCTTACAATAATTTCTCAGGTGAGTTTCCATTTGAAAACATTTTCTCTAGAAATGGGACAAGTATCACTGATGATTTTGGGTATTACTACACTGATGATTTGGTGTATTTTCGATCTGTTCGCTTGTATTACTCAATCACAATAATGAGTAAAGGTGTGGAGAGATACTACCCGAAAATTCAAGAGGACTTGATATTCATTGACATCTCAAGCAACAATTTTGAAGGGAAGATTCCTGAATTCATTGGGACACTAAGGGGGATTAGGTCGCTCAATATCTCCAATAACAGTCTCACCGATAGCATCCCCTCATCCTTGGGCAACTTATCAAGGCTTGAATCGTTGGATCTTTCACATAACAAGCTCTCTGGTGAGATTCCTCAGCAACTGGCACAACTTGATTTTCTCACAAAGTTCAATGTCTCTTACAACAATCTCACAGGCCCTGTACCAAAGGGAATCCACTTCACTACATTTGACAGCACTTCATATCAAGGAAACCAAGGATTGTGTGGAGACGTACTGCCAAAGAAATGTGAAAATTCTGAGGGCACTCAACTTCCACCTTCAACATCAGAAGATAATGACTCGGACACTGGAATTGAATTGGATTGCAAATTTGTTGTGGCGGGGTTAGCGAGTGGCTTGTTGGTGGGAGTGGTTCTTGCAGACTTTGTGATTACCAAGTGGAATGTGCGGTTCATTGAAATTGTTGCGGTATTGGTTAGACTATCAAAAAGGATGAGAAGGCCCAgaaattga
- the LOC112190259 gene encoding 18.1 kDa class I heat shock protein, protein MQSDMSLISQLFGDETLDPFLSMINQCPVLSTPTDWKETPKAHVFVSDLPGLKKEEVKVEVDDGRVLQISGERKVEEENGGGDKKDRQYKWHRVERCRGKFLRRFKLPENAKTDDIQASMKNGVLTVTVPKQEVPKPQRKVVEIEAH, encoded by the coding sequence ATGCAATCAGACATGTCACTCATTTCCCAACTGTTTGGGGATGAAACATTGGATCCCTTCCTTTCTATGATCAACCAGTGTCCAGTGCTCAGCACCCCAACTGATTGGAAGGAGACCCCTAAAGCCCACGTTTTCGTTTCCGACCTGCCAGGGCTGAAGAAAGAGGAGGTGAAAGTGGAGGTTGACGATGGCAGAGTGCTCCAAATAAGCGGCGAGAGGAAagtggaagaagaaaatggtggcgGTGATAAGAAGGATCGTCAGTATAAGTGGCACCGTGTCGAACGTTGCCGTGGCAAGTTCCTCAGGAGGTTTAAGCTACCGGAAAATGCCAAGACTGATGACATTCAGGCGTCCATGAAGAACGGAGTGCTTACTGTCACTGTTCCCAAGCAGGAGGTTCCAAAACCTCAAAGGAAGGTCGTTGAGATTGAAGCACATTAA